The DNA window CCGCCGGACCCCGCCGAGGAGCAGCGGGTCGCGGGCCCATCCGCGAAGCAGCGTCGGCGGCGGCGCCGCGGCGATCGCGACGTGCGGGTCGCGGTCGCGGCTGGGACGTTCCTGACCCTGCTGTTCCTCGTGACCTTGTTCACCCACCCGGCGGCGTTCGCCGCTCTGGTGACGTTCCTGATCCTGGTGGGCATCGGCGAGGCGGCCGCTGTCTGTCGTGAGCGGGGGGTGCACGTCGCCGTCCCGGTGATCCTGGTGGCCGCGTTGATCTTCGTGGTCGGCGCCTACCGCGCCGGAACCGGCGGTCTGGTCGTGGGGCTGGTGACGCTGTTCCTGTTGGCGGTGGCGTGGGAGCTGGCCGATCCCCAACGCACCGACGTGTTCCGCACCATCGCGGCCACCGTGATGCTCGGCTTGTGGGTGCCCTTCCTCGGGTCGTTCGCGGTGGTCCTCGCTGTGCGCGGCGTCGACGGGTGGGTGGCGGTCCTCGCCACGGTCGGGGCAGCGGTCGTCAGCGACGTCGGCGCCTACGTGGTCGGGACGTCGTTCGGCCGCCGCCAGGTCGCCCCGTCGGTCAGCCCCGGCAAGACGTGGGAGGGGGTCGTGGGCGGGATGGCCGTGGCCGGGGTCGTGGCTGCGGTGGCCCTGCCGTTGCTGGGGACCGGCGAGCTGTTCGATCCCGTCACGGCGTTCCTGTTCGCCGTGATCGTCGCGGCGGTCGGGGTGCTGGGCGACCTCACCGAGTCACTGTTGAAACGCGACCTCGGCGTGAAGGACTTCGGGCGGATCATCCCCGGCCACGGTGGCGTCCTCGACCGGATCGACTCGCTGCTGTTCGCGCTCCCGGCCGGGTACTACGCCTTGATCCTCGTCGGTTGAGGAGCGGTGCGTGACCCGGGAGGGGCGGTCGTGACCCGCCGACGCGTGGTCGTGCTCGGATCGACCGGATCGATCGGGACCCAGGCGCTCGACGTGGTGCGCACCCACGCCGACCGCTTCGAGGTGGTGGGTCTGGCCGCCCGGTCCGACACCGACCGGCTGGCGGCGCAGGCGGAAGCGTTCGGTGTCGACGAGCTCGCCGTCGCAGACCCTGTCGCCGCCAGCCGGCTCCGCGACGCACGGCCGACCGCGCGGGTGCGCAGCGGGCTGGATGGCGTCGCCGAGCTGGCCGCGCTCCCAGCGGCCGACGTGGTGCTGAACGGGGTGGTCGGTTCGCAGGGCCTGCTCCCGACGCTCGCAGCGCTCGAAGCCGGCCACAGCGTCGCGCTGGCCAACAAGGAGAGCCTCATCGTCGGCGGGCCGCTGGTCGTGCGGGCCGCTGACGGCCGACCTGATGCGATCGTCCCGGTCGACAGCGAACACTCGGCCCTCGCACAGTGCCTCCGCGGTGGGGCACGCGACGAGGTCGCCCGCCTGGTCCTGACCGCCAGCGGTGGCCCCTTCCGTGGACGCGGCCGCGACGACCTGGTCGACGTCACCCCCGACGAGGCGCTCGCGCACCCCACCTGGGACATGGGCCCGGTGATCACGGTCAACTCCGCCACCCTGATGAACAAGGGCCTGGAGCTGATCGAGGCCCACCTGCTGTTCGCCGTGCCATGGGACGCCCTCGACGTGGTCGTCCACCCGCAGTCGGTGGTGCACTCCATGGTGGAGTTCATCGACGGCTCGACGCTCGCGCAGCTGTCGACACCCGACATGCGGTTGCCGATCCAGCTCGCGTTGGGGTGGCCACGCCGGCTCCCGCACGCCCCGGCGACCCTCGACTGGCGACGGGCCACACAGCTGCAGTTCGAGCCGGTGGACCGCGACACGTTCCGGCTGCTGTCCATCGCCGAGGAGGCCGGGCGGCTCGGTGGCACGTTCCCGGCGGTGCTCAACGCCGCCAACGAACAGGCGGTGGCGGCCTTCCTGGACGGGCGCATCGGGTTCCTGGACATCGATCGGGTGGTCGAGCAGGTCCTCGACCGCCACCGCGGCCACACGCAGGGAACGAACGTCACCCTCGACGACGTTCTCCACGCCGAGGGCTGGGCCCGCGCCTGCGCCGACGAACTGTGCGGCGCCACCGCGCTGTAGCGGCGACCCAGGCTCGCGCTAGCGACGCGCATCGCCGCCGGCGAGGCGTCACCGAGCACAGAGAAGGAACAAGTGGCGACCTGGATCGGCAGCGTGCTCTTCGTGATCGCGGTGACGATCGCGATCGGTCTGCATGAGTGGGGTCACTTCGTGACCGCCCGCTGGTTCGGCATGCGTGCCGAGCGGTTCTTCATCGGGTTCGGGCCCACGTTGTGGTCCACGCGCCGCGGCGAGACCGAGTACGGCGTGAAGTGGTTCCCGCTGGGCGGGTTCGTCCGGATCGCGGGCATGTCGATCGGCGAATCGCGGCAGCGGCCGATCGCAGAAGCGGTGTTCGACGGTGACGCGATCGCCGCCGATCGACGCGCCACCGCAGAGACCGAGCGCCGACCGCTCGACGAGGTCGAGGCGGTGCCTGCCGCGACGTGGGAGCGCCTCGACGAGGAGCTCGCGCAGCGCGGCGTTCCGCCCGCCGAGCGCGAGGCGCTGGTCACCGACACCCGCCGGCAGGTGGGCTCCGACGCCAGCGCTGCCGAGGCCGCCCGTGCCTTCACGGCGATCGCGGCGACGCGCCTCGAAGACACCGGCCGGGTCGGGGACCTGCGCCACCGGGTCCTGTCCGGCGACGACGGGCGCTTCTTCCACGACCGGCCGGCGTGGCAGCGGGCGGTGGTCCTGGCGGCTGGCTCGACGATGCACTTCCTGCAGGCCATCGTCCTGCTGCTGGTGGCGTTCTGGGCGTTCGGGATCCAGCCGGTTCCCGTCGTCCGCCAGGTCCTGCCCGACTCACCGGCCGCGGCCGCCGGCCTGCAAGCCGACGACCGGATCGTCGCGGTCAACGGGCACCCCGTGCAGACCTTCCCCGACGCCAAGCGTCGCATCGAGGCCCACGCCGGCGAACCGATCACACTGGCCGTCGAGCGCCGCGACGGCACCCGACGTCAGCTGACTCTGACGACCGCGCTGGTGGTCGGCCAGTTGCCGCCGGGCTCCGTCCTGGCCGATGCCGGTCTGCAGCCCGGCGACCGCATCATCAGCGTCGCCGGCGAGGAGGTGTCGGGCCGATCCGACATCGCTCCGGCTGGGGTGCGTGGCACCGTGGACGTCACGGTGCAACGGCTCGGCGACGAGCCCGGCGACGTCCGCGAGGTGACCCTCACCGTCCCGGCCGGTGCCCTCGATGAGCTCGCACAACTGGTGTCGGGCCTGGCCGGGTTCGTCCCCGCGCACCAGGACCTCGGCGCGGTCGGGGCGCTGCGCGAGACGTTCGTCGGTGAGGGCAGCTTCCCGGCCCTGTTCGTGGGGACGATCCGGGCCCTGGGTGGGGTCTTCGGACCCGAGGGCATCGGGGCGATCTTCCGCCAGCTAGGCGGCGCTGAACGCGGCCTGGAGGGAGGCGCCTCGCTGGTCGGCATCACCATGATCGCCGGCGAAGGCACCGCCGTCGCGGGGGCGTTCTTCCTGCTGGGTCTGCTGGCGTCGCTCAACGTGTTCATCGGCGTGTTCAACCTGATCCCGCTCCCGCCCTTGGACGGCGGCCACCTCGCCGTCCTCGCGGTCGAACGGGGCGTGAACGCCGTCCGTGGCGTGCGTGGCCTGCCGGCCGACTACCGGGTCGACCCGCGCACCGTCACAGCGATCGCCATCCCCGTGATCGTGCTGGTCGGGATGGTGGCGCTCGCGCTGATCGTCCTGGACATCACCAACCCGCTGCGGCTACCGGACTGATCGGCCACCGGCAGGTCATGCCCGTCACCGGTCGCCACCCGGCCGCCCCAGGTCACGTGCGGTAGCGTGAACCGCGACCTTTCAGGAGTCGGCGTGAACCGCGATCTGCCCCTCCTCCCCGCCCAAGCTGCGCGCTCCGGCGACGCGCCGGCCCGGCGCGCCAGCCGACGCATCGACGTCGGTTGCGTCCCGGTCGGCGGGGGTGCCCCCGTGTCGGTTCAGTCGATGACCACGACCCCCACCCACGACATCGACGCCACGCTGCAGCAGATCGCGGCGTTGCAGAACGCGGGGTGCGACATCGTCCGGGTCGCCTGCCCCCGTCAGGACGACGCCGACGCGCTCGCCGCGATCGCCGCCAAGAGCCGCATCCCGGTGATCGCCGACATCCACTTCCAGTGGAAGTACGCGGTCCGCGCGATCGAGGCCGGGTGCGCGGGGGTGCGGATCAACCCGGGCACGATCCACAAGCACGACAAGGTCGCGCTGATCGGCCGCCTGGCGGGGGAGGCAGGCATCCCCATCCGGGTCGGCGCCAACGGCGGTTCGCTCGAGGACTGGCTGCTGGACAAGCACGGCGGTCCCACCGCCGAGGCCCTGGTCGAGGCGGCCCTCGGGGAGGCGCGACTCCTGGAGGACGTCGGCTTCTTCGACATCAAGGTGTCGGTCAAGCACTCCGATCCGTGGGTTATGATCCAGGCCTACCGCCTGCTGGCGGAGCACTGTGACTACCCGCTGCATCTGGGCGTGACCGAGGCGGGCACCCCCAAGGTCGGCAACATCAAGTCGTCCGTGGGGATCGGGGCGCTGCTCGCGGAGGGGATCGGCGACACCATCCGCGTGTCGTTGTCCGCCGACCCTGTGGAGGAGGTCAAGACCGGGATCGCCATCCTGGAGTCGCTGCACCTGCGCGCAGCGCGAGGCTTGCAACTGATCGCCTGCCCGTCGTGTGGCCGGGCCGAGGTCGACGTGTACACCCTGGCGGAGTCGGTCGAGGCCGAGCTGCAGACCCTCGACGTGCCGCTGCGTGTGGCGGTGATGGGATGTGTGGTCAACGGCCCCGGCGAGGCGCGGGAGGCCGACATCGGCGTGGCCGCCGGGCGTGGCAAGGGACAGATCATCCGCCACGGTGAGGTGATCGCCACCGTCCGCGAGGACGACATCGTCGAAGCGCTCGTGCACTTCGCCCAGGAACTGGCGGACGAGGTCCGGGCCGAACGCGGCTCCGGCGCGGCGCGGGTGATCAGCTGACGCCCGGGGAGGACAGCCGTTGAATCCCGCCGACTCCCTCGATCTGGGTCGCTTGCGTCAGCTGGACTTCCGGCACCGCACGTCTGTCCGCGACCCGATGACGCAGTACGACATCGTCGATCGCGACGGCGAGACGGTCGGGGTCGTGCGCCTGGAAGGCGAACCCGGCGTCGACGAGGTCGGACGGTTGTTCACCGACCTGGGGACCGAGCGGGTCCGGCTGGTGGTCCA is part of the Actinomycetota bacterium genome and encodes:
- a CDS encoding phosphatidate cytidylyltransferase — encoded protein: PPDPAEEQRVAGPSAKQRRRRRRGDRDVRVAVAAGTFLTLLFLVTLFTHPAAFAALVTFLILVGIGEAAAVCRERGVHVAVPVILVAALIFVVGAYRAGTGGLVVGLVTLFLLAVAWELADPQRTDVFRTIAATVMLGLWVPFLGSFAVVLAVRGVDGWVAVLATVGAAVVSDVGAYVVGTSFGRRQVAPSVSPGKTWEGVVGGMAVAGVVAAVALPLLGTGELFDPVTAFLFAVIVAAVGVLGDLTESLLKRDLGVKDFGRIIPGHGGVLDRIDSLLFALPAGYYALILVG
- the dxr gene encoding 1-deoxy-D-xylulose-5-phosphate reductoisomerase, giving the protein MRDPGGAVVTRRRVVVLGSTGSIGTQALDVVRTHADRFEVVGLAARSDTDRLAAQAEAFGVDELAVADPVAASRLRDARPTARVRSGLDGVAELAALPAADVVLNGVVGSQGLLPTLAALEAGHSVALANKESLIVGGPLVVRAADGRPDAIVPVDSEHSALAQCLRGGARDEVARLVLTASGGPFRGRGRDDLVDVTPDEALAHPTWDMGPVITVNSATLMNKGLELIEAHLLFAVPWDALDVVVHPQSVVHSMVEFIDGSTLAQLSTPDMRLPIQLALGWPRRLPHAPATLDWRRATQLQFEPVDRDTFRLLSIAEEAGRLGGTFPAVLNAANEQAVAAFLDGRIGFLDIDRVVEQVLDRHRGHTQGTNVTLDDVLHAEGWARACADELCGATAL
- a CDS encoding RIP metalloprotease, with product MATWIGSVLFVIAVTIAIGLHEWGHFVTARWFGMRAERFFIGFGPTLWSTRRGETEYGVKWFPLGGFVRIAGMSIGESRQRPIAEAVFDGDAIAADRRATAETERRPLDEVEAVPAATWERLDEELAQRGVPPAEREALVTDTRRQVGSDASAAEAARAFTAIAATRLEDTGRVGDLRHRVLSGDDGRFFHDRPAWQRAVVLAAGSTMHFLQAIVLLLVAFWAFGIQPVPVVRQVLPDSPAAAAGLQADDRIVAVNGHPVQTFPDAKRRIEAHAGEPITLAVERRDGTRRQLTLTTALVVGQLPPGSVLADAGLQPGDRIISVAGEEVSGRSDIAPAGVRGTVDVTVQRLGDEPGDVREVTLTVPAGALDELAQLVSGLAGFVPAHQDLGAVGALRETFVGEGSFPALFVGTIRALGGVFGPEGIGAIFRQLGGAERGLEGGASLVGITMIAGEGTAVAGAFFLLGLLASLNVFIGVFNLIPLPPLDGGHLAVLAVERGVNAVRGVRGLPADYRVDPRTVTAIAIPVIVLVGMVALALIVLDITNPLRLPD
- the ispG gene encoding flavodoxin-dependent (E)-4-hydroxy-3-methylbut-2-enyl-diphosphate synthase — translated: MPLLPAQAARSGDAPARRASRRIDVGCVPVGGGAPVSVQSMTTTPTHDIDATLQQIAALQNAGCDIVRVACPRQDDADALAAIAAKSRIPVIADIHFQWKYAVRAIEAGCAGVRINPGTIHKHDKVALIGRLAGEAGIPIRVGANGGSLEDWLLDKHGGPTAEALVEAALGEARLLEDVGFFDIKVSVKHSDPWVMIQAYRLLAEHCDYPLHLGVTEAGTPKVGNIKSSVGIGALLAEGIGDTIRVSLSADPVEEVKTGIAILESLHLRAARGLQLIACPSCGRAEVDVYTLAESVEAELQTLDVPLRVAVMGCVVNGPGEAREADIGVAAGRGKGQIIRHGEVIATVREDDIVEALVHFAQELADEVRAERGSGAARVIS